In the genome of Kitasatospora cathayae, one region contains:
- the groL gene encoding chaperonin GroEL (60 kDa chaperone family; promotes refolding of misfolded polypeptides especially under stressful conditions; forms two stacked rings of heptamers to form a barrel-shaped 14mer; ends can be capped by GroES; misfolded proteins enter the barrel where they are refolded when GroES binds): MAKILQFDEDARRSLERGVNKLADTVKVTIGPKGRNVVIDKKFGAPTITNDGVTIAREVELDDPYENLGAQLVKEVATKTNDVAGDGTTTATVLAQALVNEGLRNVAAGAGPAALKKGIDKAVAAVSEHLLSVAREIEGKDDVAAVASLSAQDTQVGELIAEAIDKVGKDGVITVEESNTFGVELDFTEGMQFDKGYLSPYFVTDAERQEAVLEDPYILINQGKISSIQELLPLLEKILQSGASKPLLIIAEDVDGEALSTLVVNKIRGTFNAVAVKAPGFGDRRKAILGDLAVLTGGTVISEEVGLKLDQAGLDVLGTARRVTITKDDTTIVDGAGDTEAVAGRVAQIKGEIAATDSDWDREKLQERLAKLAGGVCVIKVGAATEVELKERKHRLEDAISATRAAVEEGIVAGGGASLVHAAKVLNDGLGLSGDEATGVAVVRKALHEPLRWIAQNAGLEGYVITSKVSELEIGQGYNAATGEYGDLVKAGVIDPVKVTRSALENAASIASLLLTTETLVVEKKEEEAEAGHSHGGHGHSH; encoded by the coding sequence ATGGCGAAGATCCTGCAGTTCGACGAGGACGCCCGCCGCTCGCTGGAGCGCGGTGTCAACAAGCTGGCCGACACCGTCAAGGTGACCATCGGCCCCAAGGGCCGCAACGTCGTCATCGACAAGAAGTTCGGCGCCCCGACCATCACCAACGACGGCGTCACCATCGCCCGTGAGGTCGAGCTGGACGACCCGTACGAGAACCTTGGCGCGCAGCTCGTCAAGGAGGTCGCCACCAAGACCAACGACGTCGCGGGTGACGGCACCACCACCGCCACCGTGCTGGCCCAGGCACTGGTCAACGAGGGTCTGCGCAACGTCGCCGCCGGCGCCGGTCCCGCCGCCCTGAAGAAGGGCATCGACAAGGCCGTCGCCGCCGTCTCCGAGCACCTGCTGTCCGTCGCCCGCGAGATCGAGGGCAAGGACGACGTCGCCGCCGTCGCGTCCCTCTCCGCGCAGGACACCCAGGTCGGCGAGCTGATCGCCGAGGCGATCGACAAGGTCGGCAAGGACGGTGTCATCACCGTCGAGGAGTCGAACACCTTCGGCGTGGAGCTGGACTTCACCGAGGGCATGCAGTTCGACAAGGGCTACCTGTCGCCGTACTTCGTCACCGACGCGGAGCGCCAGGAGGCGGTCCTCGAGGACCCGTACATCCTGATCAACCAGGGCAAGATCTCCTCCATCCAGGAGTTGCTGCCGCTGCTGGAGAAGATCCTGCAGAGCGGTGCCTCCAAGCCGCTGCTGATCATCGCCGAGGACGTCGACGGCGAGGCGCTGTCGACCCTGGTCGTGAACAAGATCCGCGGCACCTTCAACGCCGTCGCCGTCAAGGCCCCGGGCTTCGGCGACCGCCGCAAGGCGATCCTCGGCGACCTGGCCGTCCTGACCGGCGGCACGGTCATCTCCGAGGAGGTCGGCCTCAAGCTCGACCAGGCCGGTCTGGACGTGCTGGGCACCGCCCGCCGCGTGACCATCACCAAGGACGACACCACCATCGTCGACGGTGCCGGTGACACCGAGGCCGTGGCCGGCCGCGTCGCCCAGATCAAGGGCGAGATCGCCGCGACCGACTCCGACTGGGACCGCGAGAAGCTGCAGGAGCGCCTGGCCAAGCTGGCCGGCGGCGTCTGCGTCATCAAGGTCGGCGCCGCCACCGAGGTGGAGCTGAAGGAGCGCAAGCACCGCCTGGAGGACGCCATCTCGGCGACCCGCGCCGCGGTCGAGGAGGGCATCGTCGCCGGCGGTGGCGCCTCCCTGGTCCACGCCGCCAAGGTGCTGAACGACGGCCTGGGCCTGTCGGGCGACGAGGCCACCGGTGTCGCGGTGGTCCGCAAGGCGCTGCACGAGCCGCTGCGCTGGATCGCCCAGAACGCCGGCCTGGAGGGCTACGTCATCACCTCCAAGGTCTCCGAGCTGGAGATCGGCCAGGGCTACAACGCCGCCACCGGCGAGTACGGCGACCTGGTGAAGGCCGGCGTCATCGACCCGGTCAAGGTCACCCGCTCCGCCCTGGAGAACGCCGCCTCGATCGCCTCCCTGCTGCTCACCACCGAGACCCTCGTGGTGGAGAAGAAGGAGGAGGAGGCCGAGGCCGGCCACTCGCACGGCGGCCACGGCCACTCGCACTGA
- a CDS encoding LysR family transcriptional regulator translates to MIEARHLRVLRAVARTGSFSAAARELGCTQPAISQQMKALEKSVDTPLVVRSGRGMQLSEAGRVLLKHATGILAGLSAAEEEVAAIAGLRAGRVRLVSFPTASSTLVPPAVARLRDSHPGVRVSLVEAEPPESLAMLRGGECEIALAFRYPQSDGATSVPAPAHGSPREARAEANLEAQQLSAGTDWSDLVVTPLLDDPLVGLLPAGHPLAGRGGPVGLAELAGEQWIAGCPQCRGHLVELCAGAGFEPRIDFATDDYPAVVGLVAAGLGVAVLPRLALQSVRPDGVSTVPVRTASGVPAVRQVVALTLPDLAEVPAVALMQERLAGAAADR, encoded by the coding sequence ATGATCGAGGCCCGCCATCTGCGCGTCCTGCGTGCCGTCGCCCGCACCGGCTCCTTCTCCGCCGCCGCCCGCGAGCTGGGGTGTACGCAGCCTGCCATCAGCCAGCAGATGAAGGCCCTGGAGAAGTCGGTGGACACCCCGCTGGTGGTCCGCTCGGGCCGCGGGATGCAGCTCAGTGAGGCCGGGCGGGTCCTGCTCAAGCATGCCACCGGAATCCTGGCCGGGCTCTCCGCCGCCGAGGAGGAGGTCGCCGCGATCGCCGGGCTGCGGGCCGGGCGGGTGCGGCTGGTCTCCTTCCCGACCGCGAGTTCCACCCTGGTGCCGCCCGCGGTCGCCCGCCTGCGGGACAGCCATCCGGGGGTGCGCGTGTCGCTGGTCGAGGCCGAGCCGCCGGAGTCGCTGGCGATGCTGCGCGGCGGCGAGTGCGAGATCGCGCTGGCCTTCCGCTACCCGCAGTCCGACGGCGCGACTTCGGTGCCGGCGCCCGCGCACGGCTCGCCGCGCGAGGCGCGGGCCGAGGCGAACCTGGAGGCGCAGCAGCTGTCGGCCGGCACCGACTGGTCCGACCTGGTGGTCACCCCGCTGCTGGACGACCCGCTGGTGGGCCTGCTGCCCGCAGGTCACCCGCTGGCCGGGCGGGGCGGTCCGGTGGGGCTGGCCGAGCTGGCGGGGGAGCAGTGGATCGCCGGCTGCCCGCAGTGCCGGGGGCACCTGGTGGAGCTGTGCGCGGGGGCGGGCTTCGAGCCCCGGATCGACTTCGCGACCGACGACTACCCGGCGGTGGTCGGCCTGGTGGCGGCCGGGCTCGGGGTGGCGGTGCTGCCCCGGCTGGCCCTGCAGTCGGTGCGTCCTGACGGCGTGTCGACGGTACCGGTGCGGACGGCCTCCGGGGTGCCGGCGGTGCGCCAGGTGGTGGCGCTGACCCTGCCGGACCTGGCCGAGGTGCCGGCCGTCGCGCTGATGCAGGAGCGGCTGGCGGGTGCGGCGGCCGACCGCTGA
- a CDS encoding WhiB family transcriptional regulator yields MADFSRLPGPNADLWDWQLSAACRGVDSSLFFHPEGERGAARSSREASAKEVCMRCPVIAECAAHALAVREPYGVWGGMTEDEREEMLGRSRHRLVEVPLAPPAIAHR; encoded by the coding sequence ATGGCAGATTTCTCCCGTCTCCCCGGTCCCAACGCGGACCTCTGGGACTGGCAGCTCTCGGCAGCCTGCCGCGGCGTGGACAGCTCGCTCTTCTTCCACCCCGAGGGCGAGCGCGGGGCGGCGCGCAGTTCGCGCGAGGCCAGCGCCAAGGAGGTGTGCATGCGCTGTCCGGTGATCGCCGAGTGCGCCGCGCACGCCCTGGCGGTCCGTGAGCCGTACGGCGTCTGGGGCGGGATGACGGAGGACGAGCGCGAGGAGATGCTGGGCCGCTCGCGGCACCGCCTGGTGGAGGTCCCGCTGGCCCCGCCGGCGATCGCGCACCGTTAG
- a CDS encoding response regulator transcription factor translates to MTSVLVCDDSPLAREALRRAVATVPGVDRVTTATNGEEVLRRWVADRSDLVLMDVRMPGLGGVETVRRLLSADPGARIIMLTVAEDLDGVALAVAAGARGYLHKDASRAELRATVTQALADPTWRLAPRRLRSPDMGAAPTLTAREIQVLEGMSHGRSNAEIGRELFLSEDTVKTHARRLFKKLGASDRAHAVALGFRWGLVR, encoded by the coding sequence ATGACTTCCGTTCTCGTTTGCGACGATTCCCCGCTCGCCCGCGAGGCGCTTCGCCGCGCGGTCGCGACCGTACCCGGTGTGGACCGGGTCACCACCGCGACGAACGGGGAGGAGGTCCTCCGCCGCTGGGTGGCCGACCGCTCCGATCTCGTCCTGATGGACGTCCGGATGCCCGGCCTCGGCGGGGTCGAGACGGTGCGGCGGCTGCTGTCCGCCGACCCGGGCGCCCGGATCATCATGCTCACCGTCGCCGAGGACCTCGACGGCGTCGCCCTCGCGGTGGCCGCCGGTGCCCGCGGGTACCTGCACAAGGACGCCTCGCGCGCCGAGCTGCGGGCCACCGTCACCCAGGCCCTCGCCGACCCGACCTGGCGGCTCGCCCCGCGCCGGCTGCGCAGCCCCGACATGGGCGCCGCGCCGACCCTGACGGCGCGTGAGATCCAGGTGCTGGAGGGCATGAGCCACGGACGCAGCAACGCCGAGATCGGGCGCGAGCTGTTCCTGTCCGAGGACACCGTGAAGACCCACGCCCGACGGCTGTTCAAGAAGCTCGGGGCCTCCGACCGTGCGCACGCGGTGGCGCTGGGTTTCCGCTGGGGCCTGGTCCGCTGA
- the shbA gene encoding RNA polymerase sigma factor ShbA, with protein MRDDVAGVAGQADPGEAEPSDPGHDPSYADSGAPGAEAAPGRPPVLGTGGSPLVGELVAAAVRGEGPAIDALLAYVHPLALRYCRAKLVRLPGGARHHVDDVAQEVCVAVLCALPRYKDQGRPFEAFVYGIAAHKIADLQRAAMRGPGSTVVPQDDLPEVPDEALGPEERALLSSDAAWAKELLSNLPARQRELVLLRVAAGLSAEETGEVLGMSPGAVRVAQHRALSRLRALAEESS; from the coding sequence ATGCGCGACGACGTCGCCGGTGTGGCCGGCCAGGCGGACCCGGGGGAGGCCGAGCCCTCCGACCCGGGCCACGACCCGTCGTACGCGGATTCCGGCGCCCCCGGCGCCGAGGCCGCTCCGGGCCGCCCGCCGGTGCTCGGTACGGGCGGCTCGCCCCTGGTCGGCGAACTGGTCGCGGCCGCCGTGCGCGGCGAGGGCCCGGCCATCGACGCCCTGCTCGCCTACGTCCACCCGCTCGCGCTGCGGTACTGCCGCGCCAAGCTGGTCCGGCTGCCCGGCGGGGCCCGGCACCACGTGGACGACGTGGCCCAGGAGGTCTGCGTCGCGGTGCTGTGCGCGCTGCCCCGGTACAAGGACCAGGGGCGGCCGTTCGAGGCCTTCGTCTACGGCATCGCCGCGCACAAGATCGCCGATCTGCAGCGGGCCGCGATGCGCGGGCCCGGCTCGACCGTGGTGCCGCAGGACGACCTGCCGGAGGTGCCGGACGAGGCGCTCGGCCCGGAGGAGCGGGCGCTGCTCAGCAGCGACGCGGCCTGGGCCAAGGAACTGCTCTCCAACCTGCCGGCCCGTCAGCGCGAACTGGTGCTGCTACGGGTGGCCGCCGGGCTGTCGGCGGAGGAGACCGGCGAGGTGCTCGGGATGTCGCCGGGGGCCGTCCGGGTGGCCCAGCACCGGGCGCTCAGCCGGCTGCGGGCGCTCGCCGAGGAGTCGTCCTGA
- the guaB gene encoding IMP dehydrogenase, protein MSYNAAGVPEKFAMLGLTFDDVLLLPGASEVLPNQVDTSSRVSRNVRVNIPLLSAAMDKVTEARMAIAMARQGGVGVLHRNLSVEDQANQVDLVKRSESGMVTDPITVGPDTTLAEADALCAKFRISGVPIADEAGKLLGIVTNRDMAFESDRSRQVREIMTPMPLITGKVGISGEDAMALLRRHKIEKLPLVDDEGRIKGLITVKDFVKAEQYPNAAKDAEGRLLVGAAVGASAEAFDRAQALVEAGVDFLVVDTSHGHSHNALAWIEKIKSAVRVDVVGGNVATRDGAQALIDAGVDGVKVGVGPGSICTTRVVAGIGVPQITAIYEAAQACQAAGIPVIGDGGLQYSGDIGKALAAGADTVMLGSLLAGCEESPGELLFINGKQFKSYRGMGSLGAMQSRGQGRSYSKDRYFQAEVASDDKLVPEGIEGQVQYRGPLAAVLHQLVGGLRQTMGYVGAGTIAEMESKGRFVRITAAGLKESHPHDIQMTVEAPNYSAR, encoded by the coding sequence ATGTCTTACAACGCCGCAGGCGTACCCGAGAAGTTCGCCATGCTCGGGCTCACGTTCGATGACGTCCTGCTGCTGCCCGGGGCTTCCGAGGTGCTGCCGAACCAGGTCGACACCTCCTCCCGGGTCTCCCGGAACGTCCGCGTCAACATCCCGCTGCTGTCCGCGGCGATGGACAAGGTCACCGAGGCGCGGATGGCCATCGCGATGGCCCGTCAGGGCGGCGTCGGCGTGCTGCACCGCAACCTGTCGGTCGAGGACCAGGCCAACCAGGTCGACCTGGTGAAGCGCTCCGAGTCCGGCATGGTCACCGACCCGATCACGGTCGGCCCGGACACCACGCTGGCCGAGGCCGACGCGCTGTGCGCCAAGTTCCGCATCTCCGGCGTGCCGATCGCCGATGAGGCCGGCAAGCTGCTCGGCATCGTCACCAACCGTGACATGGCCTTCGAGTCGGACCGCAGCCGCCAGGTCCGCGAGATCATGACCCCGATGCCGCTGATCACCGGCAAGGTCGGCATCTCCGGCGAGGACGCGATGGCGCTGCTGCGCCGCCACAAGATCGAGAAGCTCCCGCTGGTCGACGACGAGGGCCGGATCAAGGGCCTGATCACCGTCAAGGACTTCGTCAAGGCCGAGCAGTACCCGAACGCGGCCAAGGACGCCGAGGGCCGCCTGCTGGTCGGCGCCGCGGTCGGCGCCAGCGCCGAGGCCTTCGACCGGGCCCAGGCCCTGGTCGAGGCGGGCGTGGACTTCCTGGTCGTCGACACCTCGCACGGCCACAGCCACAACGCGCTGGCCTGGATCGAGAAGATCAAGTCGGCCGTCCGGGTCGACGTGGTCGGCGGCAACGTCGCCACCCGGGACGGCGCCCAGGCGCTGATCGACGCCGGCGTGGACGGCGTCAAGGTCGGCGTCGGCCCCGGCTCCATCTGCACCACCCGCGTCGTCGCCGGCATCGGCGTCCCGCAGATCACCGCCATCTACGAGGCCGCCCAGGCCTGCCAGGCGGCCGGCATCCCGGTCATCGGCGACGGCGGCCTGCAGTACTCGGGCGACATCGGCAAGGCGCTGGCCGCCGGTGCCGACACCGTGATGCTGGGCTCGCTGCTGGCCGGCTGCGAGGAGTCCCCGGGCGAGCTGCTGTTCATCAACGGCAAGCAGTTCAAGTCCTACCGCGGCATGGGCTCGCTGGGCGCCATGCAGTCCCGCGGCCAGGGCCGTTCCTACTCCAAGGACCGCTACTTCCAGGCCGAGGTCGCCTCGGACGACAAGCTCGTCCCCGAGGGCATCGAGGGCCAGGTGCAGTACCGCGGCCCGCTGGCGGCCGTGCTGCACCAGCTGGTCGGCGGCCTGCGCCAGACCATGGGCTACGTCGGCGCCGGCACCATCGCCGAGATGGAGAGCAAGGGCCGCTTCGTCCGGATCACCGCGGCGGGCCTCAAGGAGAGCCACCCGCACGACATCCAGATGACCGTCGAAGCGCCGAACTACTCGGCCCGCTGA
- a CDS encoding GuaB3 family IMP dehydrogenase-related protein, whose translation MTEIEIGRGKRGRRAYAFDDIAVVPSRRTRDPKEVSIAWQIDAYRFELPFLAAPMDSVVSPQQAIAIGRLGGLGVLNLEGLWTRYEDPQPLLDEIAAITDEAAATRRLQEIYAAPIRAELIKQRIQEVRDSGVVTAAALSPQRTAEFSKAVVDAGVDVFVIRGTTVSAEHVSSAAEPLNLKQFIYELDVPVIVGGCATYTAALHLMRTGAAGVLVGFGGGAAHTTRNVLGIQVPMATAVADVAAARRDYMDESGGRYVHVIADGGVGYSGDIPKAVACGADAVMIGAALARATDAPGKGFHWGMEAVHEELPRGKRVNLGTVGTTEEILTGPSHTPDGTMNLFGALRRAMATTGYTELKEFQRVEVTVNPALDHR comes from the coding sequence GTGACTGAGATCGAGATCGGGCGAGGCAAGCGCGGCCGCCGGGCGTACGCCTTCGACGACATCGCCGTCGTCCCCAGCCGCCGTACGCGTGACCCGAAGGAGGTCTCGATCGCCTGGCAGATCGACGCCTACCGCTTCGAGCTGCCGTTCCTGGCCGCCCCGATGGACAGCGTGGTCTCGCCGCAGCAGGCCATCGCCATCGGCCGCCTCGGCGGTCTGGGCGTGCTCAACCTCGAGGGCCTGTGGACCCGCTACGAGGACCCGCAGCCGCTGCTCGACGAGATCGCCGCGATCACCGACGAGGCCGCCGCGACCCGCCGTCTGCAGGAGATCTACGCCGCGCCGATCCGCGCCGAGCTGATCAAGCAGCGGATCCAGGAGGTCCGCGACTCCGGTGTGGTCACCGCCGCCGCGCTCTCGCCGCAGCGCACCGCCGAGTTCTCCAAGGCCGTCGTCGACGCCGGGGTCGACGTCTTCGTCATCCGCGGCACCACCGTCTCGGCCGAGCACGTCTCCAGCGCCGCCGAGCCGCTCAACCTCAAGCAGTTCATCTACGAGCTGGACGTTCCGGTGATCGTCGGCGGCTGCGCCACCTACACCGCCGCGCTGCACCTGATGCGGACCGGCGCGGCCGGTGTGCTGGTCGGCTTCGGCGGCGGCGCCGCCCACACCACCCGCAACGTGCTGGGCATCCAGGTGCCGATGGCCACCGCGGTCGCGGACGTGGCGGCGGCGCGTCGTGACTACATGGACGAGTCCGGCGGGCGCTACGTGCACGTGATCGCGGACGGGGGCGTCGGCTACAGCGGCGACATCCCCAAGGCGGTCGCCTGCGGCGCCGACGCGGTGATGATCGGTGCGGCGCTTGCCCGGGCCACCGACGCCCCGGGCAAGGGCTTCCACTGGGGCATGGAGGCCGTCCACGAGGAGCTGCCGCGGGGCAAGCGGGTGAACCTCGGCACGGTCGGCACCACCGAGGAGATCCTGACCGGGCCGTCGCACACCCCCGACGGCACCATGAACCTGTTCGGTGCGCTGCGGCGGGCGATGGCCACCACGGGGTACACCGAGCTGAAGGAGTTCCAGCGGGTCGAGGTGACGGTGAACCCGGCGCTCGATCATCGCTGA
- a CDS encoding serine/threonine-protein kinase, producing the protein MTQAQGSTGRLLAGRYRLNGVLGRGGMGTVWRAEDEMLGRTVAVKELRMNASVEEEEKHRLIVRTLREAKATARIRHNSAVTVFDVVDEDDRPWIVMELVESRSLADVVREDGPLAPARAAEIALDVLGVLSAAHALGILHRDVKPSNVLIGEDGRVVLTDFGIASVEGDASITSTGMLVGAPSYISPERARGQKPGPPADLWSLGGTLYAMVEGRPPYDRGSALATLTAVMTEELATPANAGPLLPVIEGLLEKDPAKRLDASQTRSMLKRVVAEATAKAESTTEHAMPVGQSAVVGDSAGKKTEGEDQKAGEAAKAEETPKRTVGGLLGTVRVGSRARDEEPVAKADAELAQAPAPAPAAEPIRPVTSEWTMGATQAAGADPRKGRRRLAVVTVVLVLLLIAGIVAVVQAVGGGDGGAKGASTHSAGATSPVAATTGATPSQSPAAPSSEPAPAGTATEPTATADSSSSAAAPPAPATTAAQPPATDPAPAQTAGGPVPAGYHAYQDPSGFSVVLPDWLQPAGSDSNRRIFKNPADGSQLRIEWTTSPGASALADWQESEPNVRGQVTNYRRLNLAAINYRQWTNAADWEWTNGTPRMHSLNRGFVTGNPAKYGYSIYWIVPDAQWAAQAPVRDVVFNTFQPAP; encoded by the coding sequence ATGACCCAGGCGCAGGGTTCCACCGGCCGCCTCCTGGCCGGCCGCTACCGGCTGAACGGCGTGCTCGGACGCGGTGGCATGGGTACCGTCTGGCGCGCCGAGGACGAGATGCTGGGCCGGACCGTCGCGGTCAAGGAACTGCGGATGAACGCCAGCGTCGAGGAGGAGGAGAAGCACCGGCTGATCGTCCGGACGCTGCGCGAGGCGAAGGCCACCGCGCGGATCCGGCACAACTCGGCGGTGACCGTCTTCGACGTGGTCGACGAGGACGACCGGCCGTGGATCGTCATGGAGCTGGTCGAGTCCCGCTCGCTGGCCGACGTCGTCCGGGAGGACGGGCCGCTGGCGCCCGCCCGGGCGGCGGAGATCGCGCTGGACGTGCTCGGCGTGCTGAGCGCGGCGCACGCGCTGGGCATCCTGCACCGGGACGTCAAGCCGTCCAACGTGCTGATCGGCGAGGACGGCCGGGTCGTGCTCACCGACTTCGGGATCGCCAGTGTGGAGGGCGACGCCTCGATCACCTCGACCGGGATGCTGGTCGGCGCGCCCTCGTACATATCCCCGGAGCGGGCGCGCGGGCAGAAGCCCGGGCCGCCTGCCGACCTCTGGTCGCTGGGCGGCACGCTGTACGCGATGGTCGAGGGGCGGCCGCCGTACGACCGCGGTTCGGCGCTGGCCACCCTGACCGCGGTGATGACCGAGGAACTGGCCACGCCGGCGAACGCCGGGCCGCTGCTGCCGGTGATCGAGGGGCTGCTGGAGAAGGACCCGGCGAAGCGGCTGGACGCCTCGCAGACCCGGTCGATGCTCAAGCGGGTGGTCGCGGAGGCGACCGCGAAGGCCGAGTCGACGACCGAGCACGCGATGCCGGTCGGGCAGTCGGCCGTCGTCGGGGACTCGGCGGGGAAGAAGACCGAGGGCGAGGACCAGAAGGCCGGGGAAGCGGCCAAGGCGGAGGAGACGCCCAAGCGGACCGTGGGCGGGCTGCTGGGGACGGTCCGGGTGGGCAGCCGGGCCCGGGACGAGGAGCCCGTCGCGAAGGCCGACGCCGAGCTCGCCCAGGCGCCTGCGCCGGCGCCGGCGGCCGAGCCGATCCGGCCGGTGACCAGCGAGTGGACGATGGGCGCGACCCAGGCGGCCGGGGCCGATCCGCGCAAGGGCCGGCGGCGGCTGGCGGTGGTCACCGTGGTGCTGGTGCTGCTGCTGATCGCCGGGATCGTCGCGGTGGTCCAGGCCGTGGGCGGCGGGGACGGCGGCGCGAAGGGGGCGAGCACCCACAGCGCGGGCGCCACCTCGCCGGTCGCGGCGACCACCGGGGCCACGCCGAGCCAGAGCCCGGCGGCGCCGTCCAGCGAGCCCGCTCCCGCCGGGACGGCCACCGAGCCGACCGCCACGGCGGATTCCTCCTCCTCCGCCGCGGCACCGCCCGCGCCCGCCACCACGGCGGCCCAGCCGCCGGCCACCGACCCGGCCCCGGCCCAGACCGCGGGCGGCCCGGTCCCGGCCGGCTACCACGCGTACCAGGACCCGAGCGGCTTCTCCGTCGTCCTGCCGGACTGGCTGCAGCCGGCCGGGTCTGACTCCAACCGGCGGATCTTCAAGAACCCCGCCGACGGCAGCCAGCTGCGGATCGAGTGGACCACCTCGCCCGGCGCCAGCGCCCTCGCCGACTGGCAGGAATCCGAGCCCAACGTCCGCGGTCAGGTGACCAACTACCGGCGGCTGAACCTGGCGGCGATCAACTACCGGCAGTGGACCAACGCGGCGGACTGGGAGTGGACCAACGGCACGCCCCGGATGCACTCGCTCAACCGCGGCTTCGTGACCGGAAACCCGGCCAAGTACGGCTACTCGATCTACTGGATCGTCCCGGACGCGCAGTGGGCCGCGCAGGCCCCGGTCCGGGACGTCGTCTTCAACACCTTCCAGCCGGCGCCGTAG
- a CDS encoding SHOCT domain-containing protein, with amino-acid sequence MDWTDLIDTAFKVAGNSNRANQAEAVRTVEAAVIDGEEPVASTAGRHPDHFRKGVLVLTTHRLLFLKDGKPPVPVPLAAVTDTTVTRTKFNGEVLTVVALTGSHRFEEVVKAEVFAEQLRAAARIARTARPQAPAPSDAAPGEQLLDQLERLAALRTSGALTEEEFSRAKQRLIG; translated from the coding sequence ATGGACTGGACCGATCTGATCGACACCGCCTTCAAGGTGGCGGGCAACAGCAACCGAGCCAACCAGGCCGAGGCCGTCCGCACGGTCGAAGCGGCCGTGATCGACGGCGAGGAGCCGGTCGCCTCCACGGCCGGGCGCCACCCCGACCACTTCCGCAAGGGCGTGCTGGTGCTCACCACCCACCGGCTGCTCTTCCTGAAGGACGGGAAGCCGCCGGTACCGGTTCCGCTCGCGGCCGTCACCGACACCACCGTGACCCGGACCAAGTTCAACGGCGAGGTGCTGACGGTCGTCGCGCTGACCGGCTCCCACCGCTTCGAGGAGGTGGTCAAGGCCGAGGTCTTCGCCGAGCAGCTCCGCGCGGCCGCCCGGATCGCCCGCACCGCCCGGCCGCAGGCCCCGGCCCCCTCCGACGCCGCCCCCGGCGAGCAACTCCTCGACCAGCTCGAGCGCTTGGCCGCCCTGCGGACCTCCGGCGCGCTCACCGAGGAGGAGTTCAGCCGCGCCAAGCAACGCCTGATCGGCTGA
- a CDS encoding protein kinase domain-containing protein, producing MRGGPGQLLAGRYRLTDRPELLRAFAVDERTGESVLLSAVELPALLTGGQDPDEPNPAHGERLVRRVAAVGSTAPSWHPRLLRGVGAFVDGELLWTVEERPAGRTLAELLTAGPLPPYRAAELAADLAGALRALHEAGLSHGNMTAESVLVCEDGAAMLGGLLAGVAQEALAEDLGGPGGRRRYDVRATLVGPVAERWPLDGGPAGDCWALGVLMQRMVTGRPPFPEVGVPELVTAVRDGRREPSAVCGPLAPLAERLLQPDPTLRPTAQAVRGELAALLAGAPEPADEERAAREVELKPEAPLVPLRPRRRGRGGRSERVAPESVAVRAGGGRTSRMSPALLGPLLVGGVFLLLVLGMVAVVLFAG from the coding sequence ATGCGAGGCGGCCCCGGCCAGTTGTTGGCGGGTCGGTACCGGTTGACGGACCGTCCCGAACTGCTGCGCGCCTTCGCGGTGGACGAGCGCACCGGTGAATCGGTGCTGCTGAGCGCCGTGGAGCTGCCCGCGCTGCTGACCGGCGGTCAGGACCCGGACGAGCCGAATCCCGCGCACGGGGAGCGGCTGGTGCGGCGGGTGGCGGCGGTCGGCTCGACCGCGCCGTCCTGGCACCCGCGGTTGCTGCGCGGGGTCGGCGCCTTCGTCGACGGCGAGCTGCTGTGGACGGTGGAGGAGCGCCCGGCGGGCCGGACGCTGGCCGAGCTGCTCACCGCCGGGCCGCTCCCGCCGTACCGGGCGGCCGAGTTGGCGGCGGACCTGGCCGGCGCGCTGCGGGCGCTGCACGAGGCCGGGCTCTCCCACGGCAACATGACCGCCGAATCGGTGCTGGTCTGCGAGGACGGCGCGGCGATGCTCGGCGGGCTGCTCGCCGGGGTGGCGCAGGAGGCGCTGGCGGAGGACCTCGGCGGGCCGGGCGGGCGCCGCCGGTACGACGTCCGGGCCACTCTGGTCGGTCCGGTGGCCGAGCGCTGGCCGCTGGACGGCGGCCCGGCGGGGGACTGCTGGGCGCTCGGAGTTCTGATGCAGCGGATGGTCACCGGCCGCCCGCCGTTCCCGGAGGTCGGCGTGCCGGAGCTGGTGACGGCGGTCCGGGACGGGCGGCGTGAACCCTCGGCGGTCTGCGGGCCGTTGGCACCCTTGGCCGAGCGGTTGCTGCAGCCGGACCCGACGCTGCGGCCGACCGCGCAGGCGGTGCGGGGCGAGCTGGCGGCGCTGCTGGCGGGCGCCCCGGAGCCGGCCGACGAGGAGCGGGCGGCGCGGGAGGTGGAGCTGAAGCCGGAGGCGCCGCTGGTGCCGTTGCGGCCGCGTCGGCGCGGGCGGGGCGGCCGGTCGGAGCGGGTCGCGCCGGAGTCCGTGGCGGTGCGGGCCGGCGGCGGGAGGACTTCGCGGATGTCCCCGGCCCTGCTCGGGCCGCTGCTGGTGGGGGGCGTGTTCCTGCTGCTGGTGCTGGGCATGGTTGCCGTGGTGCTGTTCGCGGGCTGA